A stretch of Mustela nigripes isolate SB6536 chromosome 6, MUSNIG.SB6536, whole genome shotgun sequence DNA encodes these proteins:
- the LOC132020738 gene encoding olfactory receptor 9S13-like translates to MKKELNRNYSEVSEFILLGFRTAPDIQILLFLLFLLIYMVIVVGNISMIIVIKIDSKLHTPMYFFLRNLSYLDLCYSTVIAPKTLATFLSKDKKISYNGCATQFFFFALCVGTEGFLLAIMAYDRFSAICSPLLYPVRMSQQACARLVIGSYICGGVNSMIQTGFTFSLRFCGANQLDHFFCDVPALIKISCDDTFVNEIVLFILSALIIITTTTVILVSYAYILSTVLKIPSTHGRSKTFSTCSSHITVVSLFYGTVFFMYAQPGAMSSPEKSKIIAVFYTLIIPMLNPLIYSLRNREVKNAVKRVLLKKLSFH, encoded by the coding sequence ATGAAGAAAGAGCTGAATAGGAATTACTCAGAAGTGAGTGAGTTCATTCTGCTGGGATTCAGAACAGCTCCAGACATACAGATTCTCTTATTCTTACTCTTCTTGCTCATCTACATGGTCATTGTGGTGGGAAATATTAGCATGATAATTGTCATTAAAATAGACTCCAAACTTCATACACCtatgtatttctttctcagaaattTGTCCTATTTAGATCTCTGTTACTCCACAGTCATTGCTCCCAAAACTCTGGCTACTTTCTTGTCAAAGGACAAGAAAATTTCCTACAATGGCTGTGCAACACAGTTCTTTTTCTTCGCTCTCTGTGTTGGGACCGAAGGCTTTCTTCTGGCCATTATGGCATATGATCGCTTCTCAGCCATTTGCTCGCCCCTCCTCTATCCTGTACGTATGTCTCAACAGGCTTGTGCTCGTTTGGTGATTGGCTCCTATATATGTGGAGGCGTTAATTCCATGATACAAACAGGTTTCACCTTCAGTTTGCGTTTCTGTGGAGCAAACCAACTGGACCACTTTTTCTGTGATGTCCCAGCCCTGATCAAGATCTCTTGTGATGACACTTTTGTGAACGAGATTGTGCTGTTCATTCTCTCTGccctcatcatcatcaccaccacaacTGTCATTCTGGTTTCCTATGCTTATATTCTATCAACTGTCTTGAAGATCCCCTCCACCCATGGCAGGAGTAAGACTTTCTCCACTTGCAGCTCTCACATCACTGTGGTGAGTTTATTCTATGGTACTGTGTTCTTTATGTATGCCCAGCCTGGGGCCATGTCCTCACCAGAAAAAAGCAAGATTATAGCTGTGTTCTATACTCTTATCATCCCTATGTTAAATCCACTGATTTATAGTCTAAGGAACAGAGAGGTGAAAAATGCTGTGAAAAGagtattgttaaaaaaattatcttttcattgA